GTGTCTAGTTCTGGACTTCTATCTGGTTTCGTGAGAAGCCTTCTTCTTCCAGAACATCTGTGATTCGGTGGGTGTGGTCGCCTTGGAGCTGGATCTGTCCATTCTTGGCTGTTCCACCGCATGCCAGTTTTGTCTTCAGCGTGGAGCTGAGTTCGCTGAGATCCACATCGTCGGATAGACCTTCGATGACGGTCATCTCTTTTCCAAAGCTTCTGGTATCGATTTTAACAGTTATCTTTTGTTCGTCCCGCGCTATGTCGTCGCATACGCACAGGTCTTCAGGCATTCCGCATTTAGAACAATTTTCAGACATTTTAGTATACTTTTAATCCTCGTTTTGAATAGTTTTGATACGTGCAATGGTTTTCTTGATTTCGCCTATTCTTCCAGGGTTGTCTGCGAATCCACCGGTTTCGATCTGTCCTCTCTCCTCTACGATTTCTTTCTTGAGATCTGCGAGTTTCTCATCGAGTTCTCTTTCGTTCATGTTTCTTATCTCGTCTGCTTTTAGGATAGCCATTTTTTGATCACCTTTTCTTCGAGTTCTTATTCTTTCTTACTTTCAAGCCATTGCTTGAAGGTTTTCCTGTCTTTGTTGTCTTTCTCTGTCTCAAGTGCTGCTTCGTAGTCCGGATCGTCAAGATTATCTAATGCATCCTTTGCGTCGCCAATAGTTCCTGAGACGATATCCTCGTAGTCTGTTTCGTCCTCGGAATCTTCTGTGGCTGATTCATCTTGTTCCTCAGTTTCTTCTGTATCCGGTTCCGGTGTCTCTTCGTCTGCATCGGGTTCTTCTTCGGATGTTTCTTCAGGTTCGTTTTCTTCTACTTCTTCAGTCTCGTCTTCTGACTCTATTTCCGCTACATCCCCGCTTTCGAACACATCTCTTACTTCTTCCTTGGAGACATCAGCTGGCTGTACCTCTTCAAGTTCTTCGACCGCTCTCTCGATTTCGGATGCGGTCATGTTATCCGCTTCATCTATGATCCTTGCGATGATCTGCGGTTTCTCTGCCTCATCTGGTGCTTCAACTGTTTCATGGATCAGTTCTTTCTCCACATCCACGTCTCTGTGCATGAAATCTGGGATTTCCTTCATCAGTCGGACTTTTACACCGATTGCTCCCGGTTTGGTTCTCGCCAGTTTGTATCCTGTATCAACGTTTTCCTGTGATGTGTTCCCACATCTCTTAACATATCCGAACGAGAATTTCTCTGTTCTTCCTCTGTTTCCTGATAGTTTTCCTGATACCTCGATTTCAGCTCCTAGTACTCCTGATTCTTTTACTCTTCTCAAGTATGTGTATCCTACTCTTTTTGCCTGTCCGCCTTTTTCCAGCCAGTCTGCCATTGACTGTGCTACGATCTGTGCGTCGGCGTCAGGGTTTTCTATTTCGTTTACCTCGATCTGAGGATTCTCGAAATCAAATACTCTTTCTGTTTTCTTCGTAAGTTCTTTGATTCTGCTTCCGCCTCTTCCGATTACAAGTCCCGGTTTCTGTGCGTGGATAACTATCTTGGTCGAGGTCGGTGTTCTCACGATGTCCGCGTGTGAGTATCCTGCGCCTTCAAGTTCGTCCTGAAGGTATTCGTGCAGTTTTACTTTTCTTGCACCTTTTTCGATAAACTCTTTTTTCTGCACTCAGAGATCACTCTCGCGTTTTGAAATTCTTTTAGTTTCGCTCATATTATTCTTTACCTCTTATTTCTGTTCTACAACTAGTTTTACGTGTGAGCTTTTGATTTCACGGCCTCTGTGTCTTTTCGGTGTTCTAATGCTTGGTCCCTGGTTGGTTACCACGTTCTCAATCTTAAGAGCATTCCTGTTAAGACCTTCGTTCTCCGCGTTGCTTTCTGCCTGTTCAAC
This portion of the Nanohaloarchaea archaeon SW_7_43_1 genome encodes:
- a CDS encoding stress response translation initiation inhibitor YciH (in yeast this protein is involved in start site selection during the initiation of translation), with amino-acid sequence MSENCSKCGMPEDLCVCDDIARDEQKITVKIDTRSFGKEMTVIEGLSDDVDLSELSSTLKTKLACGGTAKNGQIQLQGDHTHRITDVLEEEGFSRNQIEVQN
- the rpmC gene encoding 50S ribosomal protein L29 gives rise to the protein MAILKADEIRNMNERELDEKLADLKKEIVEERGQIETGGFADNPGRIGEIKKTIARIKTIQNED
- a CDS encoding 30S ribosomal protein S3; the protein is MQKKEFIEKGARKVKLHEYLQDELEGAGYSHADIVRTPTSTKIVIHAQKPGLVIGRGGSRIKELTKKTERVFDFENPQIEVNEIENPDADAQIVAQSMADWLEKGGQAKRVGYTYLRRVKESGVLGAEIEVSGKLSGNRGRTEKFSFGYVKRCGNTSQENVDTGYKLARTKPGAIGVKVRLMKEIPDFMHRDVDVEKELIHETVEAPDEAEKPQIIARIIDEADNMTASEIERAVEELEEVQPADVSKEEVRDVFESGDVAEIESEDETEEVEENEPEETSEEEPDADEETPEPDTEETEEQDESATEDSEDETDYEDIVSGTIGDAKDALDNLDDPDYEAALETEKDNKDRKTFKQWLESKKE